The DNA sequence CGTACTGTGCAGACTTTGCGGGTGCGCTGGGCGAACGTAATCGCGTGGCGAGAACCGATGATGTGCTGGAGTGGCCGAGTTACGGCTTCTCGTTCAGCCGTCGGCTCCGCTACATCCGCCGCCACCGTGACCTCACCCAGGAGCAGCTGGCGCATCTGAGCGGGATGCACCGCAACCAGGTGTCCAATCTGGAGCGCAACACCAGCCGCGACGGCGGCTCGGCGGACCCGCACCTGTCCACCGTGTACAGCCTGGCGCGGGTGCTGCGCGTGCCGCCGGAGATGCTCATGCCGGACGTGGCGAGCGCGGTGACGCTGCGCTCGCGGGAGACCGCCGATGACATCGCGTGGGGTGCCGTGGAAGTGGAGTTGCGCCGGCAGCTCATCACGGAGCTGCCGCGCGAAGAAACGCCGCCACGGCCACTCGAGGCGCGGCGGCGCGACTGACCGGTGGCGGGGGGATGGATGAAGAGTCTCCGGGACGGCGTCATGATCCCGACTGTCCTGGCGATCGCGATCTTCGCGATGACGAGCGTGGCCGTCATCGAATTCGATGACGGCCACGTGGATCGCCGGGATCCGGACGTCGCGTCGGAAGAGCGGTG is a window from the Tomitella gaofuii genome containing:
- a CDS encoding helix-turn-helix transcriptional regulator; the encoded protein is MARTDDVLEWPSYGFSFSRRLRYIRRHRDLTQEQLAHLSGMHRNQVSNLERNTSRDGGSADPHLSTVYSLARVLRVPPEMLMPDVASAVTLRSRETADDIAWGAVEVELRRQLITELPREETPPRPLEARRRD